In the Streptomyces fradiae ATCC 10745 = DSM 40063 genome, one interval contains:
- a CDS encoding VWA domain-containing protein: MITRKRLAAGLCGLLVTLTGGLSPVAARADTAEPAAKEAPKVELVLDVSGSMRARDIDGQSRMAAAKQAFNEVLDAVPDDVRLGIRTLGADYPGKDRKEGCKDTRQLYPVGPLDRTEAKAAVATLTPTGWTPIGPALLGAAEDLEGGDATRRIVLITDGEDTCAPLDPCQVAREIAAKGIHLTIDTLGLVPDAKTRAQLVCIAEATGGTYTSVQHTAELSGRVSQLVDRAAKPVLTPVATEGADRCAKAPLLGPGLYTDRETFGQHRWYRVEVLPGQELRASVSVGADRAVHRDYGVLLRASTLAGREIVRGEAVGEGRTDVISAGLRYPRPDVEGGGLGSDAKPAAETVCLRVSNAFSAPAGTRTTPGLPVELSIAVVDGPGEAGDTAFLGLGRGWWLLGALALAGFLAGLLWGWISRWRVTVWRTN, from the coding sequence ATGATCACACGAAAGCGACTGGCGGCCGGGTTGTGCGGCCTGCTCGTCACCCTGACGGGCGGCCTCTCCCCGGTGGCCGCCCGGGCCGACACCGCGGAACCGGCCGCGAAGGAAGCCCCCAAGGTCGAGCTGGTGCTGGACGTCAGCGGGTCGATGCGCGCCCGCGACATCGACGGGCAGTCCCGCATGGCCGCCGCGAAGCAGGCGTTCAACGAGGTCCTCGACGCCGTGCCCGACGACGTCCGGCTCGGCATCCGCACCCTCGGCGCCGACTACCCCGGCAAGGACCGCAAGGAGGGCTGCAAGGACACCCGGCAGCTCTACCCCGTCGGCCCCCTCGACCGCACCGAGGCCAAGGCCGCCGTGGCCACGCTGACCCCGACCGGCTGGACACCCATCGGCCCCGCCCTGCTCGGCGCGGCCGAGGACCTGGAGGGCGGCGACGCCACCCGGCGGATCGTCCTCATCACCGACGGCGAGGACACCTGCGCGCCCCTCGACCCGTGCCAGGTCGCCCGGGAGATCGCCGCCAAGGGCATCCACCTCACCATCGACACGCTGGGCCTCGTCCCCGACGCCAAGACCCGCGCCCAGCTCGTCTGCATCGCCGAAGCCACCGGAGGCACCTACACCTCCGTCCAGCACACCGCCGAACTCTCCGGCAGAGTCAGCCAATTGGTGGACCGCGCCGCCAAGCCGGTCCTCACCCCCGTCGCCACCGAGGGCGCCGACCGCTGCGCCAAGGCCCCCCTGCTCGGGCCCGGCCTGTACACCGACCGCGAGACGTTCGGCCAGCACCGCTGGTACCGCGTCGAGGTGCTGCCCGGCCAGGAGCTGCGCGCCTCGGTGAGCGTCGGCGCCGACCGCGCCGTCCACCGCGACTACGGCGTCCTGCTGCGGGCCTCCACCCTCGCCGGGCGGGAGATCGTCCGCGGGGAGGCCGTCGGCGAGGGCCGCACCGACGTCATATCGGCCGGCCTGCGCTACCCCAGGCCCGACGTCGAGGGCGGCGGCCTCGGCTCCGACGCCAAGCCCGCCGCCGAGACGGTCTGCCTGCGCGTCAGCAACGCGTTCTCCGCCCCGGCCGGCACCAGGACCACACCGGGCCTGCCCGTCGAACTGAGCATCGCCGTCGTCGACGGCCCCGGCGAGGCCGGCGACACCGCCTTCCTCGGACTCGGCCGCGGCTGGTGGCTGCTCGGCGCGCTCGCGCTCGCCGGCTTCCTCGCCGGACTGCTGTGGGGCTGGATCTCGCGCTGGCGCGTCACCGTCTGGAGGACCAACTGA
- a CDS encoding beta-ketoacyl-ACP synthase III translates to MTGTRIAALGHYQPAKVLTNDDLAAMVDTSDEWIRSRVGIRTRHMAGPDEPVDELAAHAAAKALAAAGLTPVDIDLVLVATSTAIDRSPNTAARVAARLGMGSPATMDLNVVCAGFTHALATADHAVRAGSARRALVIGADKMTEIADWTDRSTCVLVGDGAGAAVVEAAPEGTPGIGPVLWGSVPEMGNAVRIEGTPPRFAQEGQTVYRWATTQLPPLARAVCDRSGIAPEDLAAVVLHQANLRIIEPLARRIGAVNAVVARDVTESGNTSAASIPLALSKLVARGDVPPGSPALLFGFGGNLSYAGQIVHTP, encoded by the coding sequence ATGACGGGCACTCGTATCGCCGCGCTCGGGCACTACCAGCCCGCCAAGGTGCTCACCAACGACGACCTGGCCGCCATGGTCGACACCAGCGACGAGTGGATCCGCAGCCGCGTCGGCATCCGCACCCGCCACATGGCGGGCCCGGACGAGCCGGTCGACGAGCTGGCCGCGCACGCCGCCGCGAAGGCCCTGGCGGCGGCGGGCCTCACCCCCGTCGACATCGACCTGGTCCTCGTCGCCACGTCCACCGCGATCGACCGCTCCCCGAACACGGCCGCCCGCGTCGCCGCCCGCCTCGGCATGGGGTCACCCGCCACCATGGACCTGAACGTGGTGTGCGCGGGCTTCACCCACGCCCTGGCCACCGCCGACCACGCGGTGAGGGCCGGCTCCGCGCGCCGCGCCCTCGTCATCGGCGCGGACAAGATGACGGAGATCGCCGACTGGACCGACCGCTCCACCTGCGTGCTGGTCGGCGACGGGGCGGGCGCCGCCGTCGTGGAGGCCGCCCCCGAGGGCACGCCGGGCATCGGCCCGGTCCTGTGGGGCTCCGTACCCGAGATGGGCAACGCGGTACGCATCGAGGGCACCCCGCCGCGCTTCGCGCAGGAGGGCCAGACCGTCTACCGCTGGGCCACCACCCAGCTCCCGCCGCTCGCCCGCGCGGTGTGCGACCGCTCCGGCATCGCCCCCGAGGACCTGGCGGCGGTCGTCCTCCACCAGGCGAACCTGCGCATCATCGAACCGCTCGCCCGGCGCATCGGCGCGGTCAACGCCGTGGTGGCCCGCGACGTCACGGAGTCCGGCAACACCTCGGCGGCGTCCATCCCCCTGGCCCTCTCCAAGCTCGTGGCCCGCGGCGACGTGCCCCCCGGCTCCCCGGCCCTCCTCTTCGGCTTCGGCGGAAACCTGTCGTACGCCGGCCAGATCGTCCACACCCCCTGA
- a CDS encoding NmrA family transcriptional regulator: MTTNTDVTTVLVTAATGKTGRRVVERLAGRGLEVRAGSRGGGTPFDWERPETWGPALDGADLVYVAYYPDLAAPGAAEALGAFGRLAAAAGARRVVLLSGRGEAEAVAAEEALRNALGGGVELAVVRAAFFVQNFTEGFLAEGAAAGEFAFPAGAVAEPFVDAGDVADVVVAALTEDGHAGAVHEVTGPRPLTFAEAAAEIGALAGREVRYVPVSEERYAAELAGHGWPEEQAAWLAGLFASLLDGHNASATDGVRRVLGREPRGFAEALGAAPGPLAPGAVA, encoded by the coding sequence ATGACGACGAACACGGATGTGACGACGGTACTGGTGACGGCGGCGACGGGGAAGACCGGGCGCCGGGTGGTGGAGCGGCTGGCCGGACGGGGCCTTGAGGTGCGGGCCGGATCGCGCGGCGGCGGGACCCCGTTCGACTGGGAGCGCCCGGAGACCTGGGGGCCCGCGCTGGACGGCGCTGACCTGGTGTACGTGGCGTACTACCCGGACCTGGCGGCGCCCGGCGCGGCGGAGGCGCTCGGCGCGTTCGGCCGGCTCGCCGCCGCCGCGGGGGCGCGGCGGGTGGTGCTGCTGTCGGGGCGCGGGGAGGCGGAGGCCGTGGCGGCCGAGGAGGCGCTGCGGAACGCTCTGGGCGGCGGGGTGGAACTGGCCGTCGTACGGGCGGCGTTCTTCGTCCAGAACTTCACCGAGGGCTTCCTGGCGGAGGGCGCGGCGGCCGGGGAGTTCGCCTTCCCCGCCGGGGCGGTGGCGGAGCCGTTCGTGGACGCCGGGGACGTGGCGGACGTGGTGGTGGCGGCCCTGACGGAGGACGGGCACGCGGGCGCGGTGCACGAGGTGACGGGGCCCCGGCCGCTGACGTTCGCGGAGGCGGCGGCGGAGATCGGCGCCCTGGCGGGCCGGGAGGTGCGGTACGTCCCCGTCTCCGAGGAGCGGTACGCGGCGGAGCTGGCCGGGCACGGGTGGCCGGAGGAGCAGGCGGCGTGGCTGGCGGGGCTGTTCGCGTCGCTGCTGGACGGGCACAACGCGTCGGCGACGGACGGGGTGCGGCGGGTGCTGGGGCGGGAGCCGCGGGGCTTCGCCGAGGCGCTGGGGGCGGCGCCGGGGCCGCTCGCGCCGGGCGCGGTGGCGTAG
- a CDS encoding albusnodin/ikarugamycin family macrolactam cyclase, whose translation MRWFGGALAPYGKAPRPVGADALWQKPDAWTVGTTVRHAESEGGRRLAVFGPCGATNPELERLARSTDLREFDAAASTWSGSCALALDDGVGSFTLWADPAGSCPLYVAEADGALVWASSSLALASLLGSRPDTAWLAAHLAHPTACVPGRSAWTGVAQIPPGHRWTAPRDGSPFSVPYWRPCSSTWSEAVERLRLDLSDGVLIRASGREVSSDLSGGLDSSTLAAYAAQCGPVLGVTFHPKDRESGGDVDHARKVARAFPSIRHRLMALGREHLPFTDLDALVLTDEPAPSAVTIAQLCHEFALLAEEGASVHLTGDGGDTLFMPPPVHLADLVRSGRLVRLARDAQAWGRLYRSSPWPAVTAAWNAPDRLAGRALPQPWLTRQATALAESVISPETGVDGLGYADRHLLTEARYVGRTAATENQLAAAYGIEMHNPYTDTRVLEAVMSGPASDRWSARRYKPLLTDAVVDLLPGEVVRRGSKGLFAVDHHHGLRAHQANVLELADGYLADLGLVRPAVLRSLLRRAVLGVDVPWGLLEPLLGTELWLRISDTATERVRWEDRP comes from the coding sequence ATGCGTTGGTTCGGCGGGGCACTCGCCCCCTATGGCAAGGCCCCGAGACCCGTGGGCGCTGATGCCCTATGGCAGAAGCCGGACGCTTGGACCGTGGGCACCACAGTGCGCCACGCGGAGAGCGAGGGCGGGCGGAGGCTGGCAGTGTTCGGCCCGTGCGGAGCGACGAACCCGGAACTGGAGCGGCTGGCCCGTTCCACGGACTTGCGAGAGTTCGACGCGGCGGCCTCGACCTGGTCTGGCTCCTGTGCCCTTGCCCTGGACGACGGCGTGGGATCGTTCACCCTGTGGGCCGACCCGGCAGGCTCCTGCCCCCTCTACGTGGCGGAAGCCGATGGCGCGCTCGTCTGGGCGTCGAGTTCCTTGGCGCTCGCCTCCCTGTTGGGGAGTCGGCCGGACACGGCTTGGCTGGCAGCCCACCTCGCACACCCGACCGCTTGTGTCCCGGGGCGGTCGGCGTGGACGGGCGTAGCGCAGATACCGCCGGGCCACCGGTGGACGGCTCCGCGTGACGGGTCGCCGTTCTCCGTGCCGTACTGGCGGCCATGTTCTTCCACGTGGTCGGAGGCGGTGGAAAGGTTACGACTCGACCTGTCGGACGGCGTGCTGATCCGGGCGAGCGGGCGGGAAGTCTCCTCCGATCTGTCCGGCGGTCTGGACTCCAGCACTCTCGCGGCCTATGCCGCGCAGTGCGGGCCAGTCCTGGGAGTCACCTTCCACCCCAAGGACCGGGAGTCGGGTGGGGACGTGGACCACGCCCGCAAGGTGGCCCGTGCGTTCCCCTCCATCCGGCACCGGCTCATGGCCCTGGGGCGCGAGCACCTTCCGTTCACCGACCTGGACGCCTTGGTCCTGACCGACGAGCCGGCACCGTCCGCCGTGACCATCGCGCAGCTCTGCCACGAGTTCGCTCTACTGGCGGAGGAGGGTGCTTCCGTGCATCTGACCGGGGATGGCGGCGACACCCTGTTCATGCCGCCGCCGGTCCACCTGGCAGACCTAGTCCGCTCCGGCCGCCTTGTCCGCCTAGCGCGTGATGCTCAGGCGTGGGGCCGCCTCTACCGTTCGAGCCCCTGGCCTGCCGTGACAGCGGCCTGGAACGCGCCCGATCGGCTGGCAGGCAGAGCGCTCCCGCAGCCCTGGCTCACCCGCCAGGCAACCGCCCTGGCCGAGTCGGTCATCTCGCCGGAGACGGGCGTTGACGGCTTGGGCTACGCCGACCGCCACCTTCTCACCGAAGCACGGTACGTCGGCCGTACCGCCGCGACGGAGAACCAGCTTGCCGCCGCGTACGGCATCGAGATGCACAACCCGTACACGGATACCCGGGTTCTGGAAGCGGTGATGTCGGGTCCCGCCTCGGACCGATGGTCGGCCCGCCGATACAAGCCGCTGCTTACCGATGCGGTCGTGGACCTCCTGCCCGGGGAGGTTGTGCGACGCGGCTCCAAAGGGCTGTTCGCGGTGGACCACCACCACGGCCTACGTGCTCACCAGGCGAACGTCCTGGAGCTCGCTGACGGGTACCTGGCGGACCTCGGACTTGTACGCCCGGCAGTCCTCCGCTCGCTTCTCCGGCGCGCCGTGCTCGGAGTGGACGTTCCTTGGGGACTGCTCGAACCGCTGCTCGGCACCGAGCTATGGCTACGTATCAGCGACACCGCAACCGAACGAGTCCGCTGGGAGGACAGGCCGTGA
- a CDS encoding GNAT family N-acetyltransferase → MTDPHILLPGQRVSLAMPDRDHLPDYHRWENDPGTILGFGTQVPQSWEVRAGGWEAAGRNRDFPQFEVITTEERTPVGLTTLQIDSAVRTAEYVILLAPEVRGQGLATEATALTLRWAFEYAALRMVWLKVLEPNAAGLTAYEKAGFKPAGRLRQSGYWRGRPCDELLMDAVAEDFPATP, encoded by the coding sequence ATGACCGACCCTCACATCCTGCTCCCGGGCCAGCGCGTCAGCCTGGCTATGCCGGACCGCGACCACCTGCCCGACTACCACCGCTGGGAGAACGACCCCGGCACGATCCTGGGCTTCGGGACCCAGGTTCCCCAGTCCTGGGAGGTTCGTGCCGGCGGATGGGAAGCGGCCGGACGGAACCGGGACTTCCCCCAGTTCGAGGTCATCACGACCGAGGAGCGCACTCCGGTCGGTCTCACAACCCTCCAGATCGACTCAGCCGTACGGACCGCCGAGTACGTCATCCTGCTCGCACCGGAAGTCCGGGGCCAAGGGCTGGCCACAGAGGCAACGGCCCTGACGCTGCGGTGGGCGTTCGAGTACGCCGCCCTGCGGATGGTCTGGCTGAAGGTACTGGAGCCGAACGCAGCAGGGCTCACCGCCTATGAGAAGGCCGGGTTCAAACCCGCCGGGCGCCTGCGCCAGTCCGGCTACTGGCGCGGTCGCCCCTGCGATGAACTCCTGATGGACGCGGTAGCCGAAGACTTCCCCGCTACCCCCTGA
- a CDS encoding class I SAM-dependent methyltransferase — MTHDHTHMDWTAMLPLLERGAELRTPLYRSAAAWLTELLPVGAARRVLDIGSGPGVLAGLLAEAFPYADVVAVDGTPELLERARERNAPLGGRFTTRLAELPAGVDELGEADLVWAGESVHHIGDQLGALEGLARRLRPGGLLALVEGGLPARHLPRDIGFGRPGLEARVEAAHADWFGEMRAALPGAREVTEDWAALLSSAGLVPSGTRTFLLDVPAPVPAAVREHVLATYARTREGVAERLTDEDRATLDRLLDPDDQASLHHRPDVHLLMARTVHTARRAA, encoded by the coding sequence ATGACTCACGACCACACCCACATGGACTGGACCGCGATGCTGCCGCTGCTGGAGCGCGGCGCGGAACTGCGCACCCCGCTCTACCGCAGCGCGGCGGCCTGGCTCACCGAACTGCTGCCCGTGGGCGCCGCCCGCCGCGTCCTCGACATCGGCAGCGGCCCCGGCGTGCTGGCCGGGCTCCTCGCGGAGGCGTTCCCGTACGCGGACGTCGTCGCCGTCGACGGGACCCCCGAGCTGCTGGAGCGGGCCCGCGAACGCAACGCCCCGCTGGGCGGCCGGTTCACCACGCGCCTCGCCGAACTGCCCGCCGGCGTGGACGAGCTGGGCGAGGCCGACCTGGTGTGGGCGGGGGAGTCCGTGCACCACATCGGCGACCAGCTCGGCGCCCTGGAGGGCCTCGCCCGGCGGCTGCGGCCCGGCGGGCTGCTGGCCCTGGTGGAGGGCGGGCTGCCGGCGCGCCACCTCCCCCGCGACATCGGCTTCGGCCGGCCCGGCCTGGAGGCCCGCGTCGAGGCCGCGCACGCCGACTGGTTCGGCGAGATGCGGGCCGCGCTGCCCGGCGCCCGCGAGGTCACCGAGGACTGGGCGGCGCTGCTCTCCTCGGCGGGCCTCGTCCCGTCCGGGACGCGCACCTTCCTGCTGGACGTCCCGGCACCCGTGCCCGCCGCCGTACGGGAGCACGTCCTCGCCACGTACGCCCGGACCCGCGAGGGCGTCGCCGAACGGCTCACGGACGAGGACCGCGCCACCCTCGACCGGCTCCTGGACCCGGACGACCAGGCGAGCCTCCACCACCGCCCGGACGTCCACCTCCTGATGGCCCGCACGGTCCACACCGCCCGCCGCGCGGCCTGA
- a CDS encoding AMP-dependent synthetase/ligase, producing the protein MREFTVPPLAAAPLVGGLADAVFDHAESDPGRVALGRKDGAGVWRDVTSGELGAEVLALAKGLLAQGIRFGDRVAVMSRTRYEWTLFDFALWTVGAQPVPVYPTSSADQVLWTLRDAGVSACVVEHEDHAMTVGSVVDRLPHLKRLWQLDTGAVGELVAAGARIDDEVVHRHRRAVTPDSVATVIYTSGTTGRPRGCVLTHGNLMFESDTLLAGWEPVFRSRPGEEASTLLFLPLAHVFGRMVEVAAVRGRVKLGHQPQLTAGALLPDLAAFRPTFVLAVPYVFEKVLDAARRRAEAEGRGAVFERAVDVAVRYAQAQEDREFGLGPGPSAALRLRHQFFDKVVYGRVREAFGGRVRHAMSGGSAMDRRTGLFFAGAGITVYEGYGLTETSSAATANPPERPRFGTVGPPVPGTSVRIADDGEVWLRGPHVFSGYLNDTGRGGPDGWDGWLATGDLGALDANGYLTITGRKKEILVTTSGKSVAPQVLEHRVRSHPLVAQCLVVGNDRPYIAALVTLDQEAVDHWLAMQRRPAMPAAELVRDAALEKEVRRAVIAANTLVSHAESIRTFRILARPFSEEQGLLTPSLKLKRRAIEQAYAEEVAALYR; encoded by the coding sequence TTGCGCGAGTTCACAGTCCCGCCCCTCGCGGCGGCTCCGCTGGTCGGCGGGCTGGCCGACGCCGTGTTCGACCACGCCGAGTCCGATCCGGGCCGGGTCGCCCTCGGGCGGAAGGACGGGGCCGGTGTCTGGCGGGACGTCACGTCCGGGGAGCTCGGCGCGGAGGTGCTGGCCCTGGCCAAGGGGCTGCTCGCGCAGGGGATCCGGTTCGGCGACCGGGTCGCGGTCATGTCCCGTACGCGCTACGAGTGGACGCTCTTCGACTTCGCCCTGTGGACGGTCGGCGCGCAGCCCGTGCCCGTGTACCCGACCTCCTCGGCCGACCAGGTGCTCTGGACGCTCCGCGACGCCGGGGTGAGCGCCTGCGTGGTCGAGCACGAGGACCACGCGATGACGGTGGGCTCCGTCGTGGACCGGCTGCCGCACCTGAAGCGGCTGTGGCAGCTCGACACCGGGGCGGTCGGGGAGCTCGTCGCCGCGGGGGCGCGGATCGACGACGAGGTGGTGCACCGGCACCGGCGCGCCGTCACCCCGGACTCCGTCGCCACCGTCATCTACACGTCGGGGACGACCGGGCGGCCCAGGGGCTGCGTGCTCACGCACGGGAACCTGATGTTCGAGTCGGACACGCTCCTGGCGGGCTGGGAGCCGGTGTTCCGCTCCCGGCCGGGCGAGGAGGCGTCGACGCTGCTGTTCCTGCCGCTCGCCCACGTCTTCGGGCGCATGGTGGAGGTCGCGGCGGTCCGGGGCCGGGTCAAGCTCGGCCACCAGCCGCAGCTCACGGCGGGCGCGCTGCTGCCGGACCTGGCGGCGTTCCGGCCGACGTTCGTGCTGGCGGTGCCGTACGTCTTCGAGAAGGTCCTCGACGCGGCGCGACGGCGGGCGGAGGCCGAGGGCCGGGGGGCCGTCTTCGAACGGGCCGTCGACGTGGCCGTGCGGTACGCGCAGGCGCAGGAGGACCGGGAGTTCGGCCTGGGGCCCGGCCCCTCGGCGGCGCTGCGGCTGCGCCACCAGTTCTTCGACAAGGTGGTGTACGGCAGGGTGCGGGAGGCGTTCGGCGGGCGGGTCCGGCACGCCATGTCGGGCGGCTCGGCGATGGACCGGCGGACGGGCCTGTTCTTCGCGGGCGCGGGGATCACCGTGTACGAGGGGTACGGGCTGACGGAGACGTCGTCGGCCGCGACCGCGAACCCGCCGGAGCGGCCGCGGTTCGGCACGGTCGGGCCGCCCGTGCCGGGCACGTCGGTGCGGATCGCCGACGACGGGGAGGTGTGGCTGCGCGGCCCCCACGTCTTCTCCGGGTACCTCAACGACACCGGGCGCGGGGGGCCGGACGGGTGGGACGGGTGGCTGGCCACCGGGGACCTGGGCGCGCTGGACGCGAACGGCTACCTGACGATCACCGGGCGGAAGAAGGAGATCCTGGTGACGACGAGCGGCAAGAGCGTGGCCCCGCAGGTGCTGGAGCACCGGGTGCGCTCCCATCCGCTGGTCGCCCAGTGCCTGGTGGTCGGCAACGACCGCCCGTACATCGCCGCGCTGGTCACCCTCGACCAGGAGGCCGTCGACCACTGGCTGGCCATGCAGCGGCGGCCCGCGATGCCCGCCGCCGAGCTGGTGCGCGACGCCGCCCTGGAGAAGGAGGTGCGCCGGGCGGTCATCGCCGCCAACACGCTGGTCTCGCACGCCGAGTCGATCCGCACCTTCCGCATACTGGCGCGGCCCTTCAGCGAGGAGCAGGGGCTGCTGACCCCGTCGCTGAAGCTGAAGCGGCGCGCGATCGAGCAGGCGTACGCGGAGGAGGTCGCGGCGCTGTACCGCTGA
- the fdhD gene encoding formate dehydrogenase accessory sulfurtransferase FdhD: MGRVTERRRVIRVRDGAVSTRPDTLVAEEPLEIRLNGKPLAVTMRTPGDDFALAAGFLVAEGVLGAAEEVRNIAYCAGARDDGGNTYNVVDVRLAPGVPVPDITLERNVYTTSSCGLCGRASLDAVRTAARFDLGDGPPLRVGVDVLAALPDRLRAAQAVFERTGGLHAAGLFSPSGELLDVREDVGRHNAVDKVVGRALREGRLPLSGTVLVVSGRASFELAQKAVTAGVPVLAAVSAPSSLAVDLAAETGLTLVGFLRGGSMNVYAGEERLLGADGAPLGGG; the protein is encoded by the coding sequence ATGGGACGGGTCACGGAGCGGCGGCGCGTCATCCGGGTCCGGGACGGGGCCGTGTCCACGCGGCCCGACACGCTCGTCGCGGAGGAACCGCTGGAGATCCGGCTCAACGGCAAGCCGCTCGCCGTGACGATGCGCACCCCCGGCGACGACTTCGCCCTGGCCGCCGGCTTCCTGGTCGCCGAGGGCGTGCTGGGCGCGGCCGAGGAGGTGCGGAACATCGCGTACTGCGCGGGCGCCCGCGACGACGGCGGCAACACGTACAACGTGGTCGACGTGCGGCTCGCGCCCGGCGTACCGGTGCCCGACATCACGCTGGAGCGGAACGTGTACACCACGTCGTCGTGCGGGCTGTGCGGCCGGGCCAGCCTGGACGCGGTCCGCACGGCCGCCCGGTTCGACCTGGGCGACGGGCCGCCGCTGCGGGTCGGGGTGGACGTGCTGGCCGCGCTGCCGGACCGGCTGCGGGCCGCCCAGGCGGTGTTCGAGCGGACGGGCGGGCTGCACGCGGCCGGCCTGTTCTCCCCGTCGGGCGAGCTGCTCGACGTGCGGGAGGACGTGGGGCGGCACAACGCCGTGGACAAGGTGGTCGGCCGGGCCCTGCGGGAGGGGCGGCTGCCGCTCTCCGGGACGGTGCTGGTGGTCTCCGGGCGGGCGTCGTTCGAGCTGGCGCAGAAGGCCGTGACGGCGGGTGTGCCGGTGCTGGCCGCGGTGTCCGCCCCGTCGTCGCTCGCCGTGGACCTGGCCGCGGAGACCGGGCTGACCCTGGTCGGGTTCCTGCGGGGCGGGTCGATGAACGTGTACGCCGGGGAGGAGCGCCTGCTGGGGGCGGACGGCGCTCCGTTGGGCGGTGGGTGA
- a CDS encoding lasso peptide biosynthesis B2 protein, which produces MATYQRHRNRTSPLGGQAVKVPAPSRHTRTALTGAAGVVVNYRTGTTVVLTGDSLSRWLDCLEHSEAPAPVTVRPSETSWGTSESAARLNAPAPPPWSWRIAASVLLAGTLATRHLGRGRMRFGRLVRLAEAGRNLPRPTRAHATLAVRSVRWAARLFPARVACLEESTTAALLLAAGGRGGAWRHGVAIDPIRMHAWICDVHGQPVEEPDQTGDYSPINGPEPTPKRYR; this is translated from the coding sequence ATGGCTACGTATCAGCGACACCGCAACCGAACGAGTCCGCTGGGAGGACAGGCCGTGAAGGTCCCCGCTCCGAGCCGTCACACCCGTACCGCACTGACCGGAGCGGCGGGCGTAGTCGTCAACTACCGGACCGGAACAACCGTGGTCCTTACCGGCGATTCCCTCTCGCGCTGGCTCGACTGCCTGGAACACAGCGAAGCACCCGCCCCCGTCACGGTCCGTCCCTCGGAAACCTCGTGGGGGACGAGTGAGTCAGCCGCACGGCTGAACGCTCCGGCACCGCCCCCGTGGTCGTGGCGCATCGCGGCGAGCGTGCTTCTCGCGGGCACCCTCGCAACGCGCCATCTGGGACGAGGGCGCATGCGCTTCGGTCGCCTGGTACGGCTGGCAGAAGCGGGCCGCAACCTCCCGCGCCCGACCCGGGCGCACGCCACCCTGGCAGTCCGGTCGGTCCGCTGGGCCGCGCGACTGTTCCCCGCCCGTGTCGCATGCCTGGAGGAGTCCACGACAGCCGCGCTCTTGCTGGCGGCTGGCGGTCGTGGAGGAGCCTGGAGGCACGGCGTCGCCATCGATCCGATTCGTATGCATGCGTGGATCTGTGACGTTCACGGCCAGCCTGTCGAGGAACCCGACCAGACTGGGGACTACTCGCCCATCAACGGGCCAGAGCCAACACCGAAGAGGTATCGATGA
- a CDS encoding AraC family transcriptional regulator, with amino-acid sequence MDALAGLLDGPRARGAFLLRMVMAPPWSVRVEDRAPLSLMCVTRGEAWIVPDGGAPVLLRPGDLALARGPAPYTVAADPGVPPQSLIGPGGTCRTLRGEPLEETMCLGVRTWGNAPDGPDGLLVGTYRMESEVGRRLLDALPPLLHLPGDSWSCPLTPVLEDEIDRDAPGQSVVLDRVLDLLLVAAVRAWFARPDAAAPAWYRAQGDPVVGTALRLLHDEPAHPWTVASLAARAGVSRAALARRFAELVGEPPMTYLTGWRLALAADLLREGDATVERIARQVGYGGAFAFSAAFKRVRGVSPQEYRSAYAGRLPERHGSSPSPVPASTLSP; translated from the coding sequence ATGGACGCGCTGGCCGGACTCCTCGACGGACCGCGGGCCCGTGGGGCCTTCCTCCTCCGGATGGTCATGGCGCCGCCCTGGTCCGTGCGCGTCGAGGACCGGGCGCCGCTCAGCCTGATGTGCGTCACCCGCGGCGAGGCGTGGATCGTCCCCGACGGCGGCGCCCCCGTGCTGCTGCGGCCCGGCGACCTCGCCCTGGCGCGCGGCCCCGCCCCGTACACCGTCGCCGCGGACCCCGGCGTCCCCCCGCAGTCCCTCATCGGCCCCGGCGGCACCTGCCGCACCCTGCGCGGCGAGCCGCTGGAGGAGACGATGTGCCTCGGCGTACGCACCTGGGGCAACGCCCCCGACGGCCCGGACGGCCTCCTCGTCGGCACCTACCGGATGGAGAGCGAGGTCGGCCGCCGCCTCCTCGACGCGCTGCCGCCCCTGCTGCACCTGCCCGGCGACTCCTGGTCCTGCCCGCTGACACCCGTCCTGGAGGACGAGATCGACCGCGACGCACCCGGCCAGAGCGTCGTCCTCGACCGCGTCCTCGACCTGCTGCTCGTCGCCGCCGTACGGGCCTGGTTCGCCCGCCCGGACGCCGCCGCTCCCGCCTGGTACCGGGCGCAGGGCGACCCCGTCGTCGGCACGGCGCTGCGGCTGCTGCACGACGAGCCCGCCCACCCCTGGACGGTCGCCTCCCTCGCCGCCCGCGCCGGAGTGTCGCGGGCCGCCCTCGCGCGCCGCTTCGCCGAACTGGTGGGGGAGCCGCCCATGACGTACCTGACGGGCTGGCGGCTGGCGCTCGCCGCCGACCTGCTGCGCGAGGGCGACGCGACGGTGGAGCGGATCGCCCGGCAGGTCGGGTACGGCGGGGCGTTCGCGTTCAGCGCCGCGTTCAAGCGGGTCAGGGGCGTCAGCCCGCAGGAGTACCGCTCGGCGTACGCCGGGAGGTTGCCGGAACGGCACGGTTCCTCGCCCTCGCCGGTCCCGGCCAGCACGCTGTCCCCATGA